The Streptomyces sp. NBC_01775 genome includes a region encoding these proteins:
- a CDS encoding exonuclease SbcCD subunit D, translated as MRLLHTSDWHLGRSFHRVSLLDAQRAFLDHLVTTVEERAVDAVLVAGDIHDRAVPPLPAVEMFDRALHRLAELSVPTVMISGNHDSARRLGVGSGLMDRAGIHLRTDPAACGTPVLLKDDDGEVAFYGLPYLEPSLVRQTLGAEGGGHPAVLRAAMDRVRADLATRPEGTRSVVLAHAFVTGAEVSDSERDITVGGVASVPASAFDGIDYAALGHLHTCQTVTERVRYSGSPLAYSFSEAGHPKSMWLVDLGPGGEFGAERLTCPVPRPLARLRGTLEQLLEDPAYERHTGSWVEATLTDAARPVEPMARLEKRFPHTVSLVFDPVRDEEDGGVSYALRLRGRSDRQIAEDFVGHVRPGRRAAPEEREMLGAALDAARIAETEEAPARGEPDGPGETRGPDRAERARGTDGAGGPAAATRAAGSGAREVTR; from the coding sequence ATGCGTCTGCTGCACACCTCCGACTGGCATCTGGGCCGGAGCTTCCACCGCGTGAGCCTCCTGGATGCCCAGCGCGCCTTTCTCGACCACCTGGTCACCACGGTCGAGGAGCGCGCCGTGGACGCGGTGCTCGTCGCGGGCGACATCCACGACCGCGCCGTACCCCCGCTCCCGGCCGTCGAGATGTTCGACCGCGCCCTGCACCGCCTCGCGGAGCTGTCCGTGCCCACGGTCATGATCTCCGGGAACCACGACTCGGCCCGCCGGCTCGGCGTCGGCTCCGGCCTCATGGACCGCGCGGGCATCCACCTGCGCACCGACCCGGCCGCCTGCGGCACCCCCGTCCTGCTCAAGGACGACGACGGAGAGGTCGCCTTCTACGGGCTGCCCTATCTGGAGCCCTCCCTCGTCCGGCAGACTCTCGGGGCCGAGGGCGGCGGCCACCCGGCTGTGCTGCGCGCCGCCATGGACCGGGTACGCGCCGATCTCGCCACCCGGCCCGAGGGCACCCGCTCCGTCGTGCTGGCCCACGCCTTCGTCACCGGCGCCGAAGTCTCCGACAGCGAGCGGGACATCACCGTCGGCGGCGTCGCATCCGTACCCGCCTCGGCCTTCGACGGCATCGACTACGCGGCGCTGGGCCACCTGCACACCTGTCAGACCGTCACCGAGCGCGTGCGCTACTCGGGCTCCCCGCTGGCCTACTCCTTCTCCGAGGCCGGGCACCCCAAGTCCATGTGGCTGGTGGACCTCGGGCCGGGCGGGGAGTTCGGCGCCGAGCGGCTCACCTGCCCCGTGCCCCGCCCGCTGGCGCGGCTGCGCGGCACCCTCGAACAGCTGCTGGAGGACCCGGCGTACGAGCGGCACACCGGCTCCTGGGTGGAGGCCACCCTCACCGACGCCGCCCGCCCCGTCGAGCCCATGGCCCGCCTGGAGAAGCGCTTCCCCCACACCGTCAGCCTCGTCTTCGACCCCGTGCGGGACGAGGAGGACGGCGGAGTCTCCTACGCGCTGCGGCTCCGGGGCCGCAGCGACCGGCAGATCGCCGAGGACTTCGTGGGGCACGTACGCCCCGGCCGCCGCGCGGCACCCGAGGAGCGCGAGATGCTCGGCGCGGCCCTGGACGCGGCGCGCATCGCCGAGACGGAGGAAGCCCCGGCGCGGGGAGAGCCGGACGGGCCGGGAGAGACAAGAGGGCCTGACAGGGCTGAACGGGCTCGCGGGACCGACGGGGCCGGCGGGCCGGCCGCCGCCACCCGCGCGGCCGGCTCCGGTGCGCGAGAGGTGACCCGATGA
- a CDS encoding SMC family ATPase, with protein MRLHRLTLTAFGPFGGTHTVDFDTLSSAGLFLLHGPTGAGKTSVLDAVCFALYGGVPGARQQPGGSLRSDHAEPHILTKVALDLTVAGRRLEITRAPEQLRPKARGSGLTRERAHCELRAWDQHTGAWQALSRSHQEIGEEIGQALGMSRDQFCQVVLLPQGEFARFLRAGAEDRAKLLGRLFDTGRFAAVEEELARMRKGAQRDVVAGDEELLALAHRMRQAVGDPPELGEGPTAEGAEAPGDSALPAQRTGTGRAAGNEARGVGPGRGGARRKEPGPAPLAPGDPGLADAALCWAAQARVYARERLTSLAVAAETAAQRHAETARELEQTRELAREQERFTRAQQRAAELEARSEERAALRRRLERARSAEAVAPALGLRTSAHHEHARADAAERRARGALPTTLSQDSPERLAAREREMRQELGALGAAREEEPRAAALDGELRRLDEESRADEELLREAGEWLAGWDEQRHTLQQSAEAAQEAATRAERLAGELRPARTRLEAARRRDRLAGEVSGEGERLLRAREEAAALHEHWLELRERRLRGIAAELAAGLKKGEPCAVCGAVEHPAPAREEAGHVDRVAEGRALEESRQAGERRDEAALHLAGLRESHAAAEAESGGESAAALASSVAALEAEHSAAHTEAAGTHDAREALAAAEREHDERLAQRQDAERRAASRTSSRDALLRERAALTERLERARGEAPSVAARAAELERRAVLLSEAAEAAHTARGTAERLEEARVRLADAARQAGFETPDEAEHAVLPEAGRRELRERLERWQAEEAAVREELADPALVAAAERPAADAALAQATAQEADRRLREAHTARHAAQERVAALDGLGRKAAERAHGLTPLRTAYERVARLAGLAAGTSAENERRMRLESYVLAARLEQVAAAASARLARMSGGRYTLVHSDERASGRGRSGLGLHVVDAWTGAERDTSTLSGGETFFSSLALALGLADVVTEEAGGTRLETLFIDEGFGSLDEQTLDEVLDVLDSLRERDRCVGIVSHVADLRQRIPAQLEVTKSRAGSAVRHHSAPARG; from the coding sequence ATGAGGCTCCACCGGCTCACCCTCACCGCCTTCGGCCCCTTCGGCGGCACCCACACCGTCGACTTCGACACCCTCTCCTCGGCCGGCCTCTTCCTGCTCCACGGGCCCACCGGCGCGGGCAAGACCTCCGTGCTCGACGCGGTGTGCTTCGCCCTCTACGGCGGCGTCCCCGGCGCCCGCCAGCAGCCCGGCGGCAGCCTGCGCAGCGACCACGCCGAGCCCCACATCCTCACCAAGGTCGCCTTGGACCTCACCGTCGCCGGGCGCAGGCTGGAGATCACCCGCGCCCCCGAGCAGCTCCGCCCCAAGGCGCGCGGCAGCGGCCTCACCCGCGAGCGCGCCCACTGCGAGCTGCGCGCATGGGACCAGCACACCGGAGCCTGGCAGGCCCTGAGCCGCTCCCACCAGGAGATCGGTGAGGAGATCGGCCAGGCCCTCGGCATGAGCAGGGACCAGTTCTGCCAGGTCGTACTGCTGCCCCAGGGCGAGTTCGCCCGCTTCCTGCGTGCCGGGGCCGAGGACCGCGCCAAGCTGCTGGGACGGCTCTTCGACACCGGGCGGTTCGCCGCCGTCGAGGAAGAGCTGGCCCGCATGCGCAAGGGCGCCCAGCGCGATGTGGTGGCGGGCGACGAGGAATTGCTGGCCCTCGCCCACCGTATGCGTCAGGCCGTCGGAGACCCGCCCGAGCTGGGCGAGGGCCCCACGGCCGAGGGGGCGGAAGCCCCCGGCGACAGCGCGCTGCCCGCTCAACGGACCGGCACGGGGCGCGCCGCCGGCAACGAGGCGCGGGGCGTCGGCCCAGGACGCGGCGGCGCCCGCCGCAAGGAGCCGGGGCCCGCGCCGCTCGCGCCCGGAGACCCCGGCCTCGCGGACGCGGCCCTGTGCTGGGCGGCCCAGGCGCGCGTCTACGCACGCGAGCGGCTCACCTCCCTCGCCGTCGCCGCCGAGACGGCGGCACAGCGGCACGCCGAGACGGCACGGGAGCTGGAACAGACCCGCGAACTGGCCCGCGAGCAGGAGCGCTTCACCCGCGCCCAGCAGCGCGCCGCCGAGCTGGAGGCCCGCTCCGAGGAGCGCGCCGCGCTCCGCCGCCGCCTGGAGCGCGCCCGCTCGGCGGAAGCCGTCGCCCCCGCCCTCGGCCTGCGCACGTCGGCCCACCACGAACACGCGCGGGCCGACGCTGCCGAACGGCGCGCGCGCGGCGCGCTCCCCACCACCCTCTCCCAGGACTCGCCGGAGCGGCTCGCGGCCCGGGAGCGCGAGATGCGCCAGGAGTTGGGCGCGCTCGGAGCCGCACGCGAGGAGGAGCCCCGCGCCGCCGCCCTCGACGGCGAGCTGCGCCGTCTGGATGAGGAATCCCGCGCCGACGAGGAACTGCTGCGCGAGGCGGGGGAGTGGCTCGCGGGCTGGGACGAGCAGCGGCACACGCTCCAGCAGAGCGCCGAGGCGGCACAGGAGGCCGCTACCCGCGCCGAACGCCTCGCGGGAGAGCTGCGCCCGGCCCGCACCAGGCTGGAGGCCGCCCGCCGCCGTGACCGCCTCGCCGGTGAGGTGAGCGGGGAAGGCGAGCGGCTGCTGCGGGCCCGCGAGGAGGCAGCCGCCCTGCACGAGCACTGGCTGGAGTTGCGCGAGCGCCGCCTGCGCGGCATCGCAGCCGAGCTGGCCGCCGGGCTGAAGAAGGGGGAGCCCTGCGCCGTCTGCGGCGCCGTCGAACATCCCGCACCCGCCCGCGAGGAGGCCGGTCATGTCGACCGCGTGGCCGAGGGGCGGGCGCTGGAGGAGTCGCGGCAGGCGGGCGAGCGCCGCGACGAGGCCGCACTGCACCTCGCCGGGCTCCGCGAGAGCCACGCGGCGGCCGAGGCCGAATCCGGCGGCGAGAGCGCGGCGGCGCTCGCCTCCTCCGTCGCCGCGCTGGAGGCCGAGCACTCCGCCGCGCACACCGAGGCCGCCGGCACCCACGACGCGCGCGAGGCCCTGGCCGCCGCCGAGCGCGAGCACGACGAACGCCTCGCCCAGCGCCAGGACGCCGAGCGCCGCGCCGCCTCCCGCACCTCCAGCCGTGACGCACTGCTGCGCGAGCGGGCCGCGCTCACCGAACGGCTGGAGCGCGCCCGTGGCGAGGCCCCCAGCGTCGCCGCCCGCGCCGCCGAGCTGGAGCGCAGGGCGGTGCTCCTGTCCGAGGCGGCGGAGGCGGCGCACACCGCACGCGGCACCGCCGAGCGGCTCGAAGAGGCGCGGGTCCGGCTCGCCGACGCCGCCCGCCAGGCAGGTTTCGAGACCCCGGACGAGGCCGAGCATGCCGTGCTGCCCGAGGCCGGCCGACGCGAACTGCGCGAGCGGCTGGAGCGCTGGCAGGCCGAGGAGGCGGCCGTACGCGAGGAGTTGGCCGACCCCGCTCTCGTGGCCGCCGCCGAGCGCCCCGCCGCCGACGCGGCGCTCGCCCAGGCCACGGCACAGGAGGCCGACCGGCGGCTGCGGGAGGCCCATACCGCACGCCATGCCGCGCAGGAGCGCGTCGCGGCGCTGGACGGTCTGGGCCGTAAGGCAGCCGAACGCGCCCACGGCCTGACGCCACTGCGCACGGCCTACGAGCGCGTCGCCAGGCTGGCCGGGCTGGCGGCCGGCACCTCCGCCGAGAACGAACGCCGGATGCGCCTGGAGTCCTACGTGCTGGCCGCCCGGCTCGAACAGGTCGCCGCCGCGGCCTCGGCCCGGCTCGCCAGGATGTCCGGTGGCCGCTACACGCTGGTGCACTCCGACGAACGGGCCTCCGGGCGCGGCAGATCCGGGCTCGGGCTGCATGTCGTCGACGCCTGGACGGGCGCCGAGCGGGACACCTCCACGCTCTCCGGCGGCGAGACCTTCTTCTCCTCACTCGCCCTCGCTCTCGGCCTGGCCGATGTCGTCACCGAGGAGGCCGGCGGCACCCGGCTGGAGACCCTCTTCATCGACGAGGGCTTCGGCAGCCTGGACGAGCAGACCCTGGATGAGGTGCTGGACGTGCTCGACTCGCTGCGCGAGCGCGACCGCTGCGTCGGCATCGTCAGCCATGTCGCCGACCTGCGCCAGCGCATCCCCGCCCAGCTGGAGGTCACCAAGTCCCGTGCGGGATCGGCGGTGCGCCACCACTCCGCACCCGCACGCGGGTGA
- a CDS encoding DMT family transporter, which yields MTAAFALATSLLWGLADFGGGLLSKRLRELTVVVVSQGAAALVLAAVVLATGAWSELDARLLWCAVAAGAIGPVSMLCFYRALAVGPMGVVSPVATLGSVAVPVGVGMVLHGERPGPLQAVGTLIAVAGVVLAGGVGGGGAPVQRRTIALTLVAALGFGATMSLVAEASATVTGLFLTLFIQRVVNVLVGGGALYATVRRGTPALPEGPEGGVRAIWRSLPALSFVGLADVAANGTYAIAAQHGPVTVAAVLASLYPVVTALAARGVLQERLRALQTAGAGLALLGTVLLASG from the coding sequence ATGACCGCTGCGTTCGCCCTGGCCACCAGCCTCCTGTGGGGGCTGGCCGACTTCGGCGGCGGGCTGCTCAGCAAACGTCTGCGCGAGCTGACGGTGGTCGTCGTCTCCCAGGGGGCCGCCGCTCTCGTGCTCGCCGCTGTCGTGCTGGCGACCGGCGCCTGGAGCGAGCTGGACGCGCGGCTGCTGTGGTGCGCCGTCGCGGCCGGTGCCATCGGGCCCGTCTCGATGCTGTGTTTCTACCGCGCGCTGGCCGTCGGCCCGATGGGGGTGGTCTCCCCCGTGGCCACGCTGGGCAGCGTGGCGGTGCCGGTCGGCGTCGGCATGGTGCTGCACGGCGAGCGGCCAGGACCGCTCCAGGCGGTGGGCACCCTCATCGCCGTCGCGGGCGTGGTGCTGGCCGGCGGAGTGGGCGGCGGCGGGGCGCCGGTACAGCGGCGCACCATCGCGTTGACCCTGGTCGCCGCCCTCGGGTTCGGCGCGACCATGAGCCTGGTGGCCGAGGCCTCGGCCACCGTCACCGGGCTCTTCCTGACGCTTTTCATCCAGCGGGTGGTCAACGTCCTGGTGGGCGGCGGGGCGCTGTACGCCACCGTGCGCCGGGGCACTCCCGCGCTTCCCGAAGGGCCCGAGGGCGGCGTGCGCGCGATCTGGCGCTCACTGCCCGCGCTGAGCTTCGTGGGTCTCGCGGACGTCGCGGCCAACGGCACGTACGCCATCGCCGCGCAGCACGGGCCGGTGACCGTCGCCGCCGTGCTCGCCTCGCTCTATCCCGTCGTCACCGCGCTGGCCGCGCGCGGCGTCCTCCAGGAGCGGCTCCGCGCGCTCCAGACCGCCGGCGCCGGACTGGCGCTGCTCGGCACGGTGCTGCTGGCCTCCGGCTGA
- a CDS encoding GNAT family N-acetyltransferase — translation MSTTRNAPVRSAGPRDAEEIVRLRRIMFAAMNGSDQPGPWERDAALVVRRGLAEPHPSLMAFAVDGDGDGSGEPHLAACAVGRIEERLPGPQNPAGRFGLVFNVCTDERYRGRGYARAVTEALLARFAERGVMRVDLHTTPEAEGIYRALGFAERATALSLTLSGPQV, via the coding sequence ATGAGCACGACAAGAAACGCCCCGGTCAGAAGTGCGGGGCCGCGGGACGCCGAGGAGATCGTGCGGCTGCGCAGGATCATGTTCGCCGCGATGAACGGCAGCGATCAGCCAGGACCGTGGGAGCGGGATGCCGCGCTCGTGGTGCGCCGGGGGCTGGCCGAGCCGCACCCGTCGCTGATGGCGTTCGCGGTGGACGGGGACGGCGACGGATCCGGCGAACCGCATCTGGCGGCGTGCGCCGTGGGGCGCATCGAGGAACGGCTGCCCGGGCCGCAGAATCCGGCCGGGCGGTTCGGCCTGGTCTTCAACGTCTGCACGGACGAGCGCTACCGGGGCAGGGGCTACGCCCGGGCGGTGACCGAGGCCCTCCTCGCGCGGTTCGCCGAGCGCGGCGTCATGCGGGTCGACCTGCACACCACGCCGGAGGCCGAGGGGATCTACCGTGCCCTGGGCTTCGCCGAGCGCGCGACCGCGCTCTCGCTGACGCTGAGCGGGCCACAGGTCTAG
- a CDS encoding CoA-binding protein, protein MYGDQSTVRGILTELGDTWAVVGLSDNPSRAAHGVAEVLQRYGKRIVPVHPKAETVHGERGYRSLAEIPFPVDVVDVFVNSRLAGQVADEAVAAGAKAVWFQLDVVDEEAYARTRAAGVEMVMDRCPAIEIPRLG, encoded by the coding sequence ATGTACGGCGACCAGTCGACGGTACGCGGCATTCTCACGGAGCTGGGCGACACCTGGGCGGTGGTGGGCCTGTCGGACAACCCGTCACGGGCGGCGCACGGCGTGGCCGAGGTGCTCCAGCGCTACGGCAAACGGATCGTGCCCGTCCACCCCAAGGCGGAGACGGTGCACGGCGAGCGGGGCTACCGGAGTCTGGCGGAGATTCCCTTTCCCGTCGACGTGGTCGACGTCTTCGTCAACTCGCGGCTCGCGGGCCAGGTCGCCGACGAGGCGGTGGCGGCGGGCGCCAAAGCGGTCTGGTTCCAGCTCGACGTGGTCGACGAGGAGGCGTACGCGCGCACCCGTGCGGCGGGGGTGGAGATGGTGATGGACCGCTGTCCGGCGATCGAGATCCCCCGGCTCGGGTGA
- a CDS encoding YbaK/EbsC family protein — translation MRAPIGDFDHVTPAPEVLDQLTAPVAAAVRQWQGPVPAEQLLYVDTDPDKADTAVFVETYGLDLLESSANCVVVAAKQGGERVLAACLVPSTTRADINGVARRQLGARKVSFAPHDTAVGETGMEFGGITPLGLPGGWPLLIDAEAAALPWVLVGSGRRRGKLIVPGKALASLPDAVVVEGLGRRA, via the coding sequence ATGCGCGCGCCCATTGGAGATTTCGACCACGTCACGCCGGCGCCCGAGGTGCTGGACCAGCTCACCGCACCCGTCGCCGCCGCCGTACGCCAGTGGCAGGGCCCCGTCCCCGCCGAACAACTGCTCTACGTCGACACCGACCCCGACAAGGCGGATACGGCCGTCTTCGTGGAGACCTACGGCCTCGACCTGCTGGAGAGCTCGGCGAATTGCGTCGTCGTGGCCGCCAAGCAGGGCGGCGAGCGCGTCCTCGCCGCCTGCCTGGTCCCCTCCACCACCCGCGCCGACATCAACGGCGTGGCCCGGCGCCAACTGGGCGCCCGCAAGGTTTCCTTCGCACCCCACGACACGGCCGTCGGTGAGACCGGCATGGAGTTCGGCGGCATCACCCCGCTCGGCCTGCCCGGCGGCTGGCCGCTGCTGATCGACGCCGAAGCCGCCGCGCTGCCCTGGGTGCTGGTCGGCAGTGGCAGGCGCCGGGGCAAGCTGATCGTGCCCGGCAAGGCGCTGGCCTCCCTCCCGGACGCCGTGGTGGTGGAGGGGCTGGGCCGCCGCGCCTGA
- a CDS encoding helix-turn-helix domain-containing protein, whose protein sequence is MTDLDHLTQALARNLKRFRTERGFTLDALAARACVSRGMLIQIEQARTNPSVGTVVKVADALGISITSLLDFDRAPHVRLVPPEQAIRLWSTEAGSHGTLLTGTEAPGPLELWSWKLMPGEGHSSDPHPQGTTELLHVAAGTLTLTVDGADHHIEAGTSACFASHLPHGYRNDGTETVELSMAVSVPEPR, encoded by the coding sequence GTGACGGACCTCGACCACCTCACGCAGGCCCTCGCCCGCAACCTCAAACGCTTCCGCACCGAGCGCGGCTTCACCCTGGACGCGCTGGCCGCGCGCGCCTGCGTCAGCCGGGGCATGCTCATCCAGATCGAACAGGCCCGCACCAACCCCAGCGTCGGCACCGTCGTCAAGGTCGCCGACGCGCTCGGCATCAGCATCACCTCGCTGCTCGACTTCGACCGTGCCCCGCACGTCCGCCTGGTGCCGCCGGAGCAGGCCATCCGGCTGTGGTCGACCGAGGCGGGCAGTCACGGCACCCTGCTCACGGGAACCGAGGCGCCGGGGCCGCTGGAGCTGTGGTCCTGGAAGCTCATGCCCGGTGAGGGCCACTCCTCCGACCCCCACCCGCAGGGCACCACCGAACTCCTCCACGTCGCGGCGGGCACCCTCACCCTCACCGTCGACGGCGCCGACCACCACATCGAGGCGGGCACCTCCGCCTGCTTCGCGTCGCACCTCCCGCACGGATACCGCAACGACGGGACCGAGACCGTCGAGCTGTCCATGGCCGTCTCGGTCCCTGAGCCGCGCTGA
- a CDS encoding DUF885 domain-containing protein yields MSDAMNSANPAGPASPAGEAPLPRQVADAFVDALVELDPISGTYLGVPESHGKLPDFSPAGQEALAVLGRTTLAELAAAEARPGGDSDAERRCARLLRERLTAELAIHEAEEGLRAVSNLASPVHSVRGILTVMPSETEEDWAAVAQRLRAMPVALEGYRESLAEGLARKLFAGPRQVSTMLGQLAEWLGEEGGADDAPARSWFAEFASGGPEALRGELDGAAAEATRAVSELRDWMRDVYAPGIAGAPETVGRERYARWARYWNGADLDLAEAYAYGWSEFHRLLAEMRTEAEKILPGAETPWAALRHLDTHGEAVEGVDEVRAWLQELMDQAIDELDGTHFELAEKVRRVEARIAPPGGAAAPYYTQPSLDFSRPGRTWLPTMGETRFPVYDLVTTWYHEGVPGHHLQLAQWTYVADRLSRYQTTVGMVSANAEGWALYAERLMDELGFLTTAERRLGYLDAQMMRSTRVIVDIGMHLELEIPADSPFHPGERWTPELAQEFFGMHSGRPADFVESELVRYLGMPGQAIGYKLGERAWLEGRAAARLAHGDAFDAKAWHMAALSLGSLGLDDLVAELSAL; encoded by the coding sequence ATGTCCGATGCGATGAACTCAGCGAATCCCGCAGGTCCGGCGTCCCCTGCGGGCGAGGCCCCACTGCCCCGCCAGGTCGCCGACGCCTTTGTCGACGCGCTCGTCGAACTCGACCCGATCTCCGGCACCTACCTGGGGGTGCCGGAAAGCCATGGCAAGCTGCCCGACTTCTCCCCGGCCGGCCAGGAAGCACTGGCGGTGCTAGGACGTACCACGCTGGCGGAGCTGGCAGCGGCCGAGGCGCGGCCCGGCGGGGACAGCGACGCCGAGCGGCGCTGCGCACGGCTGCTGAGGGAGCGGCTGACGGCGGAGCTGGCCATCCATGAGGCCGAGGAGGGGCTGCGCGCCGTCAGCAACCTGGCCTCGCCGGTGCACTCGGTGCGCGGCATCCTCACCGTGATGCCGTCCGAGACCGAGGAGGACTGGGCCGCGGTCGCCCAGCGGCTGCGCGCGATGCCGGTGGCGCTGGAGGGCTACCGCGAATCGCTCGCCGAGGGGCTGGCCAGGAAGCTGTTCGCGGGACCGCGCCAGGTGTCCACGATGCTGGGACAGCTCGCCGAGTGGCTGGGCGAGGAGGGCGGCGCGGACGACGCCCCGGCGCGCAGCTGGTTCGCGGAGTTCGCGTCCGGCGGGCCCGAGGCGCTGCGAGGCGAGCTGGACGGCGCCGCGGCCGAGGCGACCCGGGCTGTCTCGGAGCTGCGCGACTGGATGCGCGATGTGTACGCGCCGGGCATCGCGGGCGCGCCCGAGACGGTCGGCCGGGAGCGCTACGCGCGCTGGGCCCGCTACTGGAACGGGGCCGACCTGGATCTGGCGGAGGCGTACGCCTACGGCTGGTCGGAGTTCCACCGGCTGCTGGCCGAGATGCGCACCGAGGCGGAGAAGATCCTGCCGGGCGCCGAGACCCCCTGGGCAGCGCTGCGCCACCTCGACACCCACGGGGAGGCCGTCGAGGGCGTGGACGAGGTGCGCGCGTGGCTCCAGGAGCTGATGGACCAGGCCATCGACGAGCTGGACGGCACGCACTTCGAACTGGCCGAGAAGGTGCGGCGGGTGGAGGCCCGCATCGCTCCTCCGGGCGGCGCGGCGGCGCCGTACTACACGCAGCCGTCGCTGGACTTCTCACGTCCGGGCCGCACCTGGCTCCCGACGATGGGCGAGACCCGCTTCCCCGTCTACGACCTGGTCACGACCTGGTACCACGAGGGCGTCCCCGGCCACCACCTCCAGCTCGCGCAGTGGACGTACGTCGCCGACCGGCTCTCGCGCTACCAGACGACCGTGGGCATGGTCAGCGCCAACGCGGAGGGCTGGGCGCTGTACGCGGAGCGGCTGATGGACGAGCTGGGCTTCCTGACGACGGCCGAGCGCCGGCTGGGCTATCTGGACGCGCAGATGATGCGCTCGACGCGGGTGATCGTCGACATCGGCATGCATCTGGAGCTGGAGATCCCGGCGGACTCGCCCTTCCACCCGGGCGAGCGGTGGACTCCGGAGCTGGCGCAGGAGTTCTTCGGGATGCACAGCGGGCGGCCCGCCGACTTCGTGGAGAGCGAGCTGGTCCGCTACCTGGGCATGCCGGGCCAGGCGATCGGCTACAAGCTCGGTGAGCGCGCCTGGCTGGAGGGCCGGGCGGCGGCGCGCCTGGCACACGGTGACGCCTTCGACGCGAAGGCGTGGCACATGGCGGCGCTGTCGCTGGGTTCGCTGGGCCTGGATGACCTGGTGGCCGAGTTGTCGGCGCTCTGA
- a CDS encoding YigZ family protein, giving the protein MQQGQRDQPERADGPSQYVTVAAEGVHETEISRSRFLCALAPAATEAEAQEFIARIRKRHPTANHNCSAYVIGADAGIQKANDDGEPGGTAGVPMLQMLLRRDVRYAVAVVTRYFGGVKLGAGGLIRAYGGAVGEALDTLGTVTRRRFRLVTVTVGHERAGRLENDLRATGREVREVRYGAEVTIELGLPEADIDTFSAWLADATSGTARLTTGGEAFGTV; this is encoded by the coding sequence ATGCAGCAAGGCCAGCGTGACCAGCCGGAGCGGGCCGACGGGCCGTCGCAGTACGTCACCGTCGCGGCCGAGGGAGTGCACGAGACCGAGATCAGCCGCTCCCGCTTCCTGTGCGCCCTCGCACCCGCCGCCACCGAGGCCGAGGCACAGGAATTCATCGCGCGGATCCGCAAGCGGCACCCCACCGCCAACCACAACTGCTCGGCGTACGTCATCGGCGCGGACGCGGGCATCCAGAAGGCCAACGACGACGGCGAGCCCGGCGGCACCGCCGGTGTGCCCATGCTCCAGATGCTGCTGCGCCGCGACGTGCGCTACGCCGTCGCCGTCGTCACCCGCTACTTCGGCGGCGTCAAGCTCGGCGCGGGCGGGCTGATCCGCGCGTACGGCGGCGCCGTCGGCGAGGCACTGGACACCCTCGGCACCGTCACCCGCCGCCGCTTCCGGCTGGTCACCGTCACCGTCGGACACGAGCGCGCCGGACGGCTGGAGAACGACCTGCGCGCCACGGGCCGCGAGGTGCGCGAGGTGCGCTACGGCGCCGAGGTCACCATCGAACTCGGCCTGCCCGAGGCCGACATCGACACCTTCAGCGCCTGGCTGGCCGACGCGACCTCGGGCACGGCGCGCCTGACGACCGGGGGAGAGGCGTTCGGCACCGTCTGA